The following is a genomic window from Sphaerodactylus townsendi isolate TG3544 linkage group LG16, MPM_Stown_v2.3, whole genome shotgun sequence.
TCCGGCCATGGATACGGTTACGGGGAGATCCAActtaatgtcaggctctcgaacgtggaaataacagagaccgtaggaaagtcccaaagcagtttatttctacaacgcgtagagtaacagagaaagttgGATCTAAGCTTTCTGCTTAGATCCCGctattatatccttcaattccccccccccccatttgattcccaccaaatggtcTTCAAAGAGAGAGcatgacatttgcactacagagcttcaagagacCATGGGAACGTTGGCACCTTCTCGCAGGCTGGCGCCGGgagattgccagggaggggagggggaaaccggaaagcatttacaggaaacatttgcaatctctacacagcaagacatctaaacactgacaggcatggcctgacagcacataggggcaaaaaatccaaacttcacatacacgctacaggggtcagtgctatcagtcacagaccaggaaagggatttaggtgtcttagttgatagttccatgggaatgtcaactcaatgcatgacagctgtgaaaaaggcaaactctatgctggggatcattagaaaaggaattgataataaaactgcaaagattgtcatgcccttatataaagcaggtaGATGCGATCGCGCCGGAGTACTATTGTGCCCAGGATTCTGGtggcgcatctcaaaaaggatattgaggagatagaaaaaaagaagtgcagagaagggcaacaaggatgattgagggactggagcaccttccctatgaggagaggctgcagtgtttgggactctttagtttggagaggaggctgaggggggatatgattgaagtctataaaattatgcatggggtagaaaatgttgacagagagaaatttttctctttctcacaatactagaaccggggggggggggcattcattgaaaatgatggtggggagaattaggactaataaaaggaaacacttcttcacgcaacgtgtgattggtgtttggaatatgctgccacaggaggtggtgatggccactaatctggatagctttaaaaggggcttggacagatttatggaggagaagtcgatttatggctaccaatcttgatcctccttgatctgagattgcaaatgccttaacagaccaggtgatcgggagcaacagccgcagaaggccattgcgttcacatcctacatgtgagctcccaaaggcacctggtgggccactgcaagtagcagagagctggactagatggactttggtctgatccagctggcttgttcttatgttcttatgttcttagagtagcTGTTTGTCTGTGAGGATTACCTCCAAGCAGGCAATTCAGCACCTAGATACAAACTGATCCAGGGTGTTGCTGATATGCTATAAATGACTTGAAGTAAACAATGGAAGGTGCCCAGAAACATCTTCTACGGATTGGCAATTTGTTGAATGGTTGTCAACGCTGAGTTACATACTCACTATTATTAGCCATTCTTCCCTTCACCCCAATCCTCCAAgctgtattctttttttttcttccaagctgTATTATTTTTTCAACAATATACCTTAGAAAATACTGCAACACATGGAAGATCTTTTTTGTGCATTTCTTTAATATAAAAAGTTCAAAATATATATAATCAGGCATTTTATGCAATGCATACATTCTCTGTATCTGCAGGGCCAGATAAACAGGAGGCAAAAGGAAAATGGGAATGCCTCATCTTTGGTAGTTCACCCAACATCAACCTTTGCCATGGCAAGGGTTGGAGAATGCTGAAGAGCCGAGGTTTGTTAGATGTTCACATATTAAAGAAATTGTCAGGCAGGAATGCAGCAGCTAAATTTTGAAAGCCCCAGAGGATCAAAAACAATTGACCTTTCACATTGTTGTAGAATTAAGGCCTTCTTGAAGGTAACGTGCCTGCTTATTAAATCGATGTACAAGTTCTGTACGTCCCCCAATCACCTGTGGTTCAACCCATTTGTCGGTTCCGTGCACACCTTGAGCCAACTCATTTATGCAGACTCAACAAGATGCACCTACAGCTAGTTTTCTAAGCCCAGCCCAACACACACAGCATAGAAGCAGCTGAGCTTTGTCCAACATCTCTCCCAGTTCCAGAGGTGTCCTTCCACTTTACACAGCACCGTGATCTCTGGAGGCGCCAGAGACATGATATATACACATAACACTACATACTATATCAGGAAAAGGATCCACAAGATACATAAAAACAACACAGTGTAGCTTACATGTAATTATGTACACATCTTTCACAGtcggcaagtttttaaaaaattctgaatatTTCTACCTGTTCTTTTCTATAAATAACTTCCTTAAAATCTCCACATGGTGAAAATTAAGGACCTTCTGGgttattttaaatggaaaaattatCAAATGCAGTACAAAGCCTATGATGCTTTAAGCACAAAGGCCATCGAGTCTGGTGTTGTCTTATAAGATTCTTTCTAAGAACGATAGGACAGAAAAGCCACCACTGTGGAAGGAATGGGCAAGGCCTCCACCTGACTGGTGACCATCACTCTCCGGACTGCCATGCGACACAAGTGCTGGAGGCTGGCGACGTGTCTGGGAGTGGCCCAGAAGTACACACTTCCATCTTGTGTTCTGCACAGGAGGCAAACAAAAACCCACAGAATAATATGCATTCTGAGCGGTCAATAACTCACATATCCCACCCCTACAAGTTAATTTCATCTATTCCACTACGTAATTTCATTATGCCTTAGATTTGATGTTGTTTTTACTCTGTTGCTGTTGGTTGGAAGTATCTCacacataggagcagcagtggggtaggaggttaagagttcatgtatctaatctggaggaaccgggtttgattccccgctctgcggcctgagctgtggagacttatctggggaattcagattagcctgtacactcccacacacgccagctgggtgaccttgggctagtcacagcttctcggagctctctcagccccacctacctcacagggtgtttgttgtgagggaggaagggcaaggagattgggtTGCCACCTGTCCTGTCGCCAGCGTGCACCCGCCCTGTCTCCCCTTCTGCCCATGGAACAAAAAGTTTGGAATACAGACTACAATGTCATCAGTCAACAAGCAATCTACCACCtgggcccagaaggcagtgaaggTCCTTGGAGGCTTCCAACTGAAGCAATGACCCAGACCAGCTCAGCTTTAGCAAATAGGTTTGCTTTTGCTGGTAACCATATGGaatgatctccccacccccaccccgggcctCTGCTCTTTTTACTGTTCAGGATGATGGGGGACGGGGTGGAGAAAGCCTTTGGGCCAAGATTAGGATTCTAAACTATTTGGTTTGTTTTACTTAATCAGGAAGATATTTTAATATGTTCCAATTATTCTAATTGTCCTAGGCCTgtagtggcgaacctacggcagtccagatgttcatggactgctggcaggggctgatgggaattgtagtccatgaatatctggagtgccataagtttgccaccacgggcctaggctgtttctgcacaggtgaGCGAGCATGGGTGCATCGACATATTTGCAGTCAGTGCAccgccctggggccattcgcacgccattctgcaaatggtgacACCTctagggatggaggccaggaggtgtgttccCCGGCTTCTCCATAGTGActgcagctgagaggaggtaaggggtgggggaagcggtGCAGggaaaatgccaccttccacctgctgtcgttcacatggcagcaggtggaagatgctgctttttaaaaaaaacttgctcattgaaTGAGTTTTGAAAACAGTGTTTTCGCAGTGCTTGAGGGGGGGAGAacgctgtgcaaacagcaccccagggatggtgtttttaccatccctagggcgctgttttccaccagtgcggaaacagccctagttaATCCTTACTTTTGGGGAAACTTACTTTTAGGAGAactttcatgttttaaaaaaggcATATGAATGTTTTATCTGCTAACCTAATCTGTCCTGAAATCTCAAAAGGACTTTATCAGGGAGGACATCTTTGCTGGAGTTTAGGGAGGTATCACAACTGCCTCCCAACCAcagcaccatttttaaaaaaccccacttaCCCAGCAGCTAAAACGCTGCCATCAGTAGAAAAGGCACAGCAAAGTCCATTGCTTAAGGGAGCAACTTGCACAGGACAGTCTTCATCAATTCTCCAGAATCGCACCATCCTGCAGAAACAGAATGAGCAAATTCAGCTGCTCCGTCTTTtctacccattttccttttttcattgGAACAGGAACAGCCACAAAGCGTGTCAACTGGTTCTGTGCCCTGGTCAAATAAAGAGTTCAAAGGACAGCCCAACCCCTGGTGGTCTTCAGAAACCCCATTCTGGATGTCCCCTCCTTTGGAGGCCAAGTGGGTGCTCCAGTTATGAAGCCCATATCTAATGCTGCCCTTCCAGGCTTTCGTGTTTAGTTTGACATTTCAATTgtatcttgttgccatttttggtgctgttagcctcaAAAGTTGATTGCCATGAAAAAGAGGTTAATATTTTAAACGAAACAAAGCCCGTGGCCTAAAACAGCTTGCCCAGAGCCTTAACTGAATGAAATATGAGAAAACTGGAAATGTTCAACTGTGATCTCATAACTGGCCAAACTAGAAACTGGATCCACGTATATCACTGTGCCTGATTTGGCCAACAGTGCACAAGATGTGAGCAGGCACCCTGAGTCCAAAACAACCATAAATCAAATTGTTGGACTTAAGCAAGCCCTCAATAACAATAGGATCCTACTCTACAAGATTTACTAATATTGTATGAAAAGTACAGTGACTTGCATTTCCTAATTGCTATTATGGATCAAATGAATTAATGGCGAATAAAAAGATTTGGGTGTGTTGGTCTCACAACAGAGGTATATAAAACTAAGCATGGTATACAGGAAAAAAGTGAAGTCAATTGTAGCTTACAGAACTTACTGATACAAGATATAGTAATGGGCACTAACTCGGGTGGTTTAAAAAGGGAGTGACAGAAACTGGTGGAGGACAGGTGCCGTTGGTGGCTGTTAGCATGACGAAAGGATGCCTTCATGTTGCAAAGTGGTGAACCTCAAAATGCCAGTTGCTGGGATggagcaattgggggggggggggggactctgacCACAGTGCCTCTATTCAGTGACCCAGATGTGTACTTAAATCCTTAACTCTAAACCAGTATCTCCCTTGTCGGGTTACTGAATCCTTCAGAGAAGAAATGGGGGCAAGGcagatgcaattcctttctaCCAGTGTATGAAAAGTCAGCTTTAATTGAAGCCTGGGGCATTATTTTTAGAAAAGGGACACGTCTTTGTGAACCATGTGGTAAGCGTCTCAGTGAAAGCTATGCTTTTTCATGTCTTGTGACAGGATGCCTCTCACTACTTGCGCCCCAGGCAGAAAGCCACGAGTTCAATCACTGGATGGTCCATCTGTTGTTGCATTACAGCTATTGGTAGCTGAGGTCAAGCAATCCATTTCAAAGGAAGTCACTGAGACTTTGCTTGGACACAGCTGACCAGCCAAACAATACCAGAATTGCAAAAGCCTTTACTACACTAATTCAACTACCTATTTGTGAAAGCAGCAGTGTGTGCCTCATGATGTTATGTGGCTCAACATGGAACAAGCTAAGAGCTGACTCCAACAGCTTACAATTCAGAGACCCTGTTGTGTGTTGGCAACAGTCAATGACGGAGGTCATGTTGAAAGTTAAGAAAAACCTCTCTGCCCAAGactctggacagccactgccCGTCTGACCGAACAGGgtggatcagtggtctgattcagcacagGGAATCTTCCTAGCAGCAGCTTATGCAGATTTTACCATTAATAGACAAATTAGTATTTCTGATAGAGGCCCTAGAATACTTCCAATTCCTTTTAATTAAaactagaacccatttatttaaaGTCCATCTTTTCACAGActctcaaggaggattacaaaactaaccaaaaaagtggggaaaactaAATtttgtgatccatgccacggtcacctctagattagactactgtaactcactctatgcgagcttacctttagccatgatccggaaattgaaactcgtacaaaatgcagcagccaggctcctctctggggcaacagctagggaccggattacgccggtcctataccaactgcactggctgccaattgagtaccgagtcatgtttaaagttttggtattgaccttcaaagccattcgcggccttggccctgcttatctgagggaccgtctctccctataccgcccttctaggcccctccactcgtcggaggcggacctactggtgatccctggccccaaggcgatccggctggcctcttcaagggccagggcttttacggccctggcccacctggtggaacagacttccaggtgagatcagggccctgcaggacttacaaaatttccgcagggcctgtaaaacggacctgttctgccaggcgtttagccagccgggatgatgtcaacccctccataagaacatctggcctcccgtgggtacataaagggggaaggaggggctgaagccatctgtagttttagtactttatatattattttattgtaaattatgtatttgatgttttaattgttttagtgttgatggacaccgccctgagtcttcagggagggcggtatataaataataaataaataaataaataacacatacTTACCAACAGTGCAATAAACCTTCTTCCCTATAGGAAAATGCCCTCCCGAACAAATCTACATTACATCAACCCTACTCTCAACTAATTCCCTTTCATCATCTGCTTAAACCAATCACTGGTGGACATTTAGAAATACACCCCACTTATTTTTTCCTACCAGAAGGACTCAGAAAAATCCAGCCCCCTTGGTTGTACGTACTTATCATCAGCAACAGATGCAACGTGAAGTCCATCATGGCTAAAAGATACAGCTCTGACCCATCGATCGTTTGCTCCCCCAGCAAATATTGGAGAAGGAGCAGGAAACAGATGCCTGAGGATCAAAAGCATAATGTTACTTTACTGTAAGCGGCTACTACAAGCACTTACTTTTAATGTAATTATTAGCTCGACAAAAATTAGATAGCGCTACCAAGaacagaggaagaggaatgagGCCACACAGAATCCTATCTCCATCAGCTGTTGAAAAGTTACAGTTGGACACTGCTTGGGCACCTGCCATTGATATTCAACGTAAAGACTGGCCTTCATTTGAAAAACTCAGCTTCgaaagcaaatggtggcaggttTGATCAGTTTTTACCCATTAGAAAACATCAGGGGGCACAGCTGGAAAAGACTGTTGCATGAGCCCTCAAAAGAAGTCATCAGACAGAGGCTCGATAGACCAACAACATAAACCCACAACACTGCTGGATAGgacagaacagcagcagaggtTGAAGGACAATTCTCAGGAGCAGCTGTAAGGCGAACACACAGGCCTTGAATGAAGAAGACTCCATTCTGAGCCCCCACCAAAATCTCAAACAAGGACGACGCAGAAGTTAAAGTGCAAGAGGACAACCTGGGTGACCAAGATTCAAATCCCCCCACACAACTACAAAGAGCTCACGGTCATGCTCCCTCCTCacaagctacctcacagggttctctggaaggataaaacggaggactGGAGAAGGGTGTCtgccaccctgaactccttggaggaagggtgggatcaaATGAAGCACATCAGTGAGGTAAAAGGACTAGAAAACAGCCCACAGTGGACATACTTGCTCAATCGTCTCCCTTGGCAAAAGGAAGCTGCGTGCCTGTTGCTATAAGGCCTCGcaatgagatcagggccttgatttttattttttggttaaGGAGATCTCAGGCAGTCAATCTAGGAAAGGGCTCCTGAAATGCCTGACTCCCATAAAGCACATAGTTTCATTCTCTTGCAAAGGACAAGCCTTGAAAACTCAGGTCTATCAGACCCAGCAACCGGAATTTCTCTCCCTTTGAAGGTTAACGAAGCAACAACTAACAGAAGCCTAACGGAGGTCAGGTTCCAGAAACCCTTTATCATTCTGACCTTCTGTATGTTTGTGCTCAGTCATATTCATGGACTCACCCAAACTCCATCAAAACAATTCCAATATAGGGGTCCCACACAGAAACACAAGTGTCGTACGATGCAGTAGCCAGCAAAGCTCCATCAGGAGAAAACTCACAGGCTACCACATCATTGTGATGGCCTTCCAGTTTCCGGATGAGGGAGTATTTGTCCATATCCCAAAGCAACACCTGCaattaaaagggggaaatgttaTATTTCTGCTCCTGCCTATCACGCAACATTTCAagcacccttcccctcccaccacagactttttttttgttacttgTCTTACTTAAGGATTACAATTAAAGCCAAGCATTAAGAGTTACtataattaaaatatatgctCAGTGTCATACTTGATGTAAATTATAATAAAGCACACATGCAAATGCTAACTTGTTAAATTGTTAATTTTACAAAATAAGTCAATAAATGTGAAGACAATGTCACTGGGATTTTAACCACATAATCTACAATGAATCCCCTCTATTAACTTTATTTTTAACTATAAACATAAAAGAAATAGGGTTAAATATAGTACAGTCCCCCATCTGTTTTGCAAATTATCTACCAAATTTTAAGACATATACAGACAGAAAAAATGTAAGGTTAACATATTGTTACTCCCGTGGCATCCCCTGTGAGTTTAAGATCACTTGTTTACAATAGGCTTGAATCGCCGTCAGCCTAGGAAGAGAAACAGATACTGCAAGCAAAAAAGAACGGTCATAGCCACATTACAAGTCTTTGgcaaaaaacagaaatgaaattatGTTACTAAAAGTTTACATTATTTAAGCTTAATttgatatatatacatacacacatctaaACACATTAAAACCTGGTAAATTTGTGTAAAGTAAAAGTCTTAGAAAATCAGCCAATTTACAAATGCAGGCATGGCTCAGCACAATTCACATGCAGTTGTACACTTTACACAATACTGCATTGGTTTAAAGCATGTGCAAGAAAATCAACATTCCACTACACGTGTCTCATTGTATCAGCAAAGCTTTATGGAGTAAAAAAATAGGTTTGCACCTTTAGTGCTTTTTATGGCATAGAATTGTAagcatttaattttaaatattatgAGCCTTATGAATAAGCAGAGTTGttagatacattttttaaaaaaactctgcaaATGCAATCTGCAAAACGTCTTCTGGTTTCACTACAGCAATATTAGTAACTTCCTTTACTTTAACTGTAACAAAACTTTGTTAACGTCAGGCAAATAGTCTGACTTGGCTCAGCTTATTAAAAAGACTCCAGAGTCCCATGTGAATGGGCTCTCTctctatatgtatatatattgtttAAAAGGAGTCAATGAGATTTCACTGATGtgaaaataaacaagaaaagaaaggaaaaaagcagaaagTGGACATCAACCAGCACCTGCGTACGTACAGTACACCACACCCTGCAGCCGAACGCAAGGGTTACTTCGTCCTATGGTAAAGCTCGCCCCCAGCCCGGTAGCCAGAGATGCCACTCTTTCTGCCCAGCTAAACACCATTGTGCGCTTGTGTGAGTGGTGTCAGCTTACCCTCAATCACACCAATATTGCTGCCACCACCTGTGACAGGGAAAGCAAGAAGCTTATGGAAAacacacagcctcaaagagcaatGCATACATCCACATCTGttctatttttaaaggatttcatGGATATTTCCCCCTCTCATCTAGGTTTCCCTCTAAACTttgcaatattaaaaacaaaacaaacacctaTGCTGAGGTTCACTCCTAGCTTTTAAGCTGAGCTCTTTACTAGCCATCAGAGGATGGACAACTTGTTCAACACTGAAGGTCAGGAATAATAAAAGTGGGCTAAggcaacccgcccccccccccccgcattcacTTATGGCTACAGTACTTTACATGCAGTTTTTTCATGAACAGAGGAAGCCCTGATTAGTGGGCCAGGCTCCATCACTTTGCCCCCAGGTGTTAAAAAAGACAAAGAAGCAGGAGCCGATtggctgtgtggggagggggaaacgggATACAGAGACCTGGCAATTGCTTGCTTACTCTCTGTTCCTCACCTACAATATAGCAGTATGTCCATCATGCCATTTTCAAGTACTGTTACAACCATGACAGCTAGAAATGTTCTCCTTCAAAATAAGGTCTCCAATTCAAACAAAAATCAACTCCACACAAATATGCCTCAGCGAATACAAGTTGCCCACCCTTGCATTACCTCAGCTGAAGTTTAGTACTGGACCGAAGAGATGCAGGTAAATATCATACACGTTTTGTCAAaactaagcccactgatttcaaagcTAACTTACTCTGAAGCATGCACAGAATTGCAGTCTTAAGATTAACTGGTTTCCCTCCCACTATTACTGTAACTCTCAGCTTACTAATATCCTTTAATGGCACAGCTTTCAACAGTACAGCAGAGCTACAGAACATCGCTCTATACAAGTCCAATGGAATGCTCATCTTCCTTCCTGAGATTGTACACACAAGGGCTGTTTTGTAACTCTTGACTGATCCAAGAGTGGCATTTTACATTAATTAAGGTTCCAGATCACAGCCCTGATTTTGAAAAATCAAAGTTTTAGAGTGAACATGGTAAAAAAGTGACAAAGTCAGCTGCCACAAAGCAGTACTGCAACTCCTCCCATCGATTGCTTTAATATTACATAGTTGTGGAACAGATGGAGACATGCACGACTATTTTGTATAAACCGTTTCATCCAAGTTCTTTGGAACTGAAAAACAGTGCTAGGCTCAGATCTGAATGAGACTTTTATGCTAATTTGCTATTGCATTTTGTTCATCATGCAATCCCCTCGCATCATCACCACCATAGCAGCGTGACATCGAGCACAAGCTGGGTATTATTTTAAGATTCAAAATGATTCTGCTCACAATCATAAACAAAGCAGAGAACGTGAAACTGTGACACCTACTGTTTTGCTGGCACCCACAGAGCAGAGAATGGAAGAATCTGGAGAGAAAGCACAGCTATAAACCCAGTTTGGGTGCCCTCTTAATACTTTCATCATATTTCCTGGGGGGAGAAAATAAAGAGGTTGGTGGATCAGATTAACAAGGAAGACCACTGCAGATGCTAGCAAGTAGACCACAGGGGATTTGTGGCACATCCTAACCCAACCCTACTTGGGATCGCAGCTCATTAGGCAAGAATAGGCAAATGTGAATTTATGAAGATAGAAAGGATGGTGACAAATCAAAGAATTCTTGCAGCTGGTTTGTTAGCTGACTTTATGACTGTGTGTGTGCACACCCACGCACATGACAAGTCCCACCTTAAAATATATGGATGAGCCAATGCTTATGTACATATGATGGATAAGAAAAACCAGAATGTGGGATGCTTCTCTGTAAATTATATTTGAACTTGCTCTATGAAATGCAGGCAGCAAGGAGAAATACACCCCAGAGTGTCCCTTCATAGTCCTGCCAGTTCCGCCACACAGCCTGTTACGAACGCTTACCATCATCTTTTAGGTCCCACACTCTGAGCGTTTTGTCCCTTGAGGCAGACACTAGTATGAGGCTCCCATCAGGGGCAAAAGTTAAGTCTCTCACAACTTCAGTGTGGTCCATTAAATTAAGGAGCAGCTTTCCTGTTGGATGAACACATTTCAAAATTAAATCTTGTCATCAAGTGGAGAGTAGCAATAATCACATTTCTTATTTGGATGGCGGGGGGACTTCTTTTCAGAAATGCACCGTCAACGTGatgccaatcaaaagccttgaaAAATTAGCATTGCAACTCCACCTCACCCCAGTGATATAAATGTTTTATGCATATTTAGAAGTCCTAATTAAAAGCACTGAAG
Proteins encoded in this region:
- the WSB1 gene encoding WD repeat and SOCS box-containing protein 1, yielding MDHTEVVRDLTFAPDGSLILVSASRDKTLRVWDLKDDGNMMKVLRGHPNWVYSCAFSPDSSILCSVGASKTVLLWDMDKYSLIRKLEGHHNDVVACEFSPDGALLATASYDTCVSVWDPYIGIVLMEFGHLFPAPSPIFAGGANDRWVRAVSFSHDGLHVASVADDKMVRFWRIDEDCPVQVAPLSNGLCCAFSTDGSVLAAGTQDGSVYFWATPRHVASLQHLCRMAVRRVMVTSQVEALPIPSTVVAFLSYRS